The following proteins are encoded in a genomic region of Corynebacterium atypicum:
- the thrS gene encoding threonine--tRNA ligase — MALTSEIRHYDPIPVAAGTTVGAAMREAGLPTKGAEAIVVAKDAAGELKDLSFVPDADAEFLPVPADSDDGRAVIRHSCAHVLAQAVQAEFPGTKLGIGPAVDNGFYYDFDVATPFTPEDLKTLEKRMKKIIKSGQRFERRVWQSADEARQALADEPYKLELIEDKGNVDPDSDEATEVGAGELTAYDNVNPRTGEVEWFDLCRGPHVPTTRFIPAFSLTRTSAAYWRGDQRNAGLQRVYGTAWESKEKLAEYEHMLAEAEKRDHRRLGQELDLFSFPDEVGSGFPVFHPDGGIVRLEMEEHSRRRHLEAGYSFVNTPHVTKGELFKTSGHLDWYADGMFPPMQLDGETDEAGNVTKPAQDYYVKPMNCPIHNLIFASRGRSYRELPLRLFEFGTVYRYEKSGVVHGLTRARGFTQDDAHIYCTEDQLEEELTSVLEFIISLLRDYGLDDFYLELSTKDPEKFVGSDEVWQRATRILADVATKSGLDLVPDEGGAAFYGPKISVQARDAIGRTWQMSTVQLDFNLPERFELEYTAPDGSKQRPIMIHRALFGSIERFFGVLLEHYAGAFPAWLAPHQVVGIPVADEFNAYLEDVARQLRSRRIRAEVDTSDDRMQKKIRNHTTAKSPFMLLAGKRDVEAGAVSFRFLDGTQVNGVPVASAVAAIASWVESRRNDQPTQESMTVLLEGVAGGGVQGA; from the coding sequence ATGGCACTGACCAGCGAGATCCGCCATTACGATCCGATCCCCGTCGCTGCGGGCACGACAGTAGGCGCCGCGATGCGCGAGGCAGGCCTGCCGACTAAGGGCGCGGAAGCTATCGTCGTGGCGAAGGACGCCGCCGGCGAGCTGAAAGATCTTTCTTTTGTTCCGGATGCTGACGCCGAGTTTCTCCCCGTCCCCGCGGATTCGGACGACGGCCGCGCGGTGATCCGCCACTCCTGCGCGCACGTGCTTGCGCAGGCAGTGCAGGCGGAATTCCCGGGCACCAAGCTGGGCATCGGCCCGGCGGTGGACAACGGCTTCTACTACGACTTCGACGTGGCGACGCCGTTCACCCCGGAGGATCTGAAGACGCTGGAAAAGCGGATGAAGAAGATCATCAAGTCCGGGCAGCGCTTCGAGCGCCGCGTGTGGCAGTCCGCCGACGAGGCCCGCCAGGCCCTGGCCGACGAGCCGTACAAGCTGGAACTCATCGAGGACAAAGGCAATGTCGATCCGGATTCGGACGAGGCCACCGAGGTCGGTGCCGGGGAGCTGACCGCTTATGACAACGTCAACCCGCGCACCGGCGAGGTGGAGTGGTTCGATCTGTGCCGCGGCCCGCACGTGCCGACCACCCGGTTCATCCCAGCTTTCTCGCTGACGCGCACGTCTGCCGCCTACTGGCGCGGGGACCAGCGCAACGCGGGCCTGCAGCGCGTGTACGGCACGGCCTGGGAGTCTAAGGAAAAGCTTGCGGAGTACGAGCACATGCTCGCCGAGGCGGAGAAGCGCGATCACCGCCGTCTGGGCCAGGAGCTGGATCTGTTCAGCTTCCCCGACGAGGTCGGCTCGGGCTTTCCCGTCTTCCACCCGGACGGTGGAATCGTGCGCCTGGAGATGGAAGAGCACTCGCGCCGGCGTCACCTCGAGGCCGGGTACTCGTTTGTCAATACCCCGCACGTGACCAAGGGCGAGCTGTTTAAGACCTCGGGGCACCTCGACTGGTACGCCGACGGGATGTTTCCCCCGATGCAGCTCGACGGGGAGACGGATGAGGCCGGCAACGTGACCAAACCGGCCCAGGACTACTACGTCAAGCCGATGAACTGCCCGATACACAACCTGATCTTCGCCTCGCGCGGGCGCAGCTACCGCGAGTTGCCGCTGCGGCTTTTCGAGTTCGGCACGGTGTACCGCTACGAGAAGTCTGGGGTGGTCCACGGGCTGACCCGCGCGCGTGGGTTCACCCAGGATGACGCGCACATCTACTGCACGGAGGACCAGCTCGAAGAAGAGCTGACCAGCGTGCTCGAGTTCATCATCTCGCTGTTGCGCGACTATGGCTTGGACGATTTCTACCTCGAGCTTTCGACTAAGGATCCGGAGAAGTTCGTCGGCAGCGACGAGGTCTGGCAGCGGGCAACCCGCATTCTTGCTGACGTCGCGACGAAGTCCGGGTTGGATCTGGTGCCCGACGAAGGCGGCGCCGCGTTTTACGGGCCGAAGATTTCCGTACAGGCCCGCGACGCGATCGGGCGCACGTGGCAGATGTCTACCGTGCAGCTGGATTTCAACTTGCCCGAGCGCTTCGAGCTCGAGTACACCGCACCGGACGGCTCGAAGCAGCGCCCGATCATGATTCACCGCGCGCTGTTCGGATCGATTGAGCGCTTCTTCGGCGTGCTGCTAGAGCACTACGCGGGCGCCTTCCCCGCCTGGCTCGCGCCGCACCAGGTGGTGGGGATCCCGGTCGCCGACGAGTTCAACGCCTACCTCGAGGATGTGGCTCGACAGCTGCGTTCTCGGCGGATCCGGGCCGAGGTGGATACCTCGGATGACCGGATGCAGAAGAAGATCCGCAACCACACCACCGCGAAGTCGCCGTTCATGCTGCTGGCCGGCAAGCGGGACGTGGAGGCCGGGGCGGTAAGCTTCCGGTTCTTGGACGGGACTCAGGTCAACGGGGTACCCGTGGCCAGCGCCGTGGCGGCCATTGCGAGCTGGGTCGAGTCCAGGCGAAACGATCAGCCGACGCAGGAGTCCATGACGGTTCTTCTAGAAGGCGTCGCCGGGGGCGGTGTGCAGGGTGCCTAA
- a CDS encoding HIT family protein: MPQRNEDAGKEGEPAGCVTDRGVGEPDGLERLWAPYRMDYITTRPDGTDAKSGGCSKGSGDPFVDAPKMSDEDALIVARGQEVYCILNLFPYNAGHMMVIPYRQVVNIEDLTASESREMMEFAQEAVRTLKQVSHPDGVNIGFNLGHGSGGSVRSHLHMHVVPRWSGDANFMTILGGTKVLPQLLSTTRQLLAESWGRAC, encoded by the coding sequence ATACCGCAGCGCAACGAGGACGCCGGTAAGGAAGGCGAGCCTGCCGGCTGCGTTACCGATCGCGGGGTGGGCGAGCCCGACGGCTTAGAGCGACTCTGGGCTCCCTATCGGATGGACTACATCACGACGCGTCCGGACGGCACGGACGCGAAGAGCGGCGGTTGTTCCAAGGGCAGTGGGGATCCTTTTGTCGACGCGCCGAAGATGAGCGACGAGGACGCGCTGATTGTGGCTCGTGGGCAGGAGGTCTACTGCATCTTGAACCTCTTTCCTTACAACGCCGGGCACATGATGGTGATCCCGTACCGCCAGGTAGTCAACATCGAAGACCTGACCGCGAGCGAGTCACGCGAGATGATGGAGTTTGCCCAGGAGGCGGTGCGCACCTTGAAGCAGGTCTCGCACCCCGATGGCGTCAACATCGGGTTCAACCTCGGGCACGGCTCCGGCGGCTCGGTGCGTTCCCACCTGCATATGCACGTGGTGCCGCGCTGGTCTGGGGACGCGAATTTTATGACGATCCTGGGGGGCACCAAGGTCCTGCCACAGCTGCTTTCGACGACACGGCAGCTTCTGGCAGAGTCTTGGGGGCGCGCGTGCTGA
- the pgsA gene encoding phosphatidylinositol phosphate synthase: MLSVAGRRPAAVVVEPVARAVLRAGLTPNVVTVLGTVLTCVATLVLIPSDHLFAAAIVCAVCTSADLIDGTMARLRGGGTAFGATLDASCDRITDGALFGAIVWWLVFVDSADRPTVAAALVVLVSSQVISYVKARGEAGGLAITGGLIERAERLIVGLVGLGLEGLGVAYALEVAIWVLAAGSVFTVCQRLWRASKDPGARRTIAPPAGATDAGSAVSPDDSAAGAAKTIQNRRGRRK; this comes from the coding sequence GTGCTGAGCGTCGCTGGCCGCAGACCCGCCGCCGTGGTTGTGGAACCGGTGGCACGGGCTGTCCTGCGCGCCGGGCTCACACCTAACGTGGTGACGGTGCTGGGTACGGTGTTGACCTGCGTTGCCACGCTGGTGCTGATCCCGAGCGACCACCTTTTCGCCGCCGCGATCGTGTGCGCGGTGTGCACGAGTGCCGATCTGATCGATGGCACCATGGCCAGGCTGCGCGGCGGCGGCACGGCGTTCGGCGCGACGCTGGACGCGAGCTGCGACAGGATCACCGACGGGGCGCTGTTCGGCGCTATCGTCTGGTGGCTCGTTTTTGTCGACTCCGCTGATCGGCCCACGGTGGCCGCCGCGTTGGTTGTACTTGTCTCCTCGCAGGTGATCTCTTACGTGAAGGCTCGCGGCGAGGCCGGAGGGCTGGCAATCACCGGCGGGCTGATCGAGCGCGCGGAACGGCTCATCGTGGGGCTTGTCGGCCTGGGGCTCGAGGGCCTCGGTGTCGCCTACGCCCTGGAGGTGGCCATCTGGGTGTTGGCCGCCGGCTCAGTTTTTACCGTCTGCCAGCGGTTGTGGCGCGCCTCGAAGGACCCGGGCGCGCGGCGCACAATCGCGCCGCCGGCCGGCGCCACCGACGCTGGCAGCGCGGTTTCGCCGGACGATTCGGCGGCTGGCGCGGCCAAGACTATTCAGAACCGGCGGGGGAGGCGGAAGTGA
- a CDS encoding phosphatidylinositol mannoside acyltransferase — protein MNKPFFAPDFAALGYLLGWRVVRFLPHRLVLALAEKAADWASNNGAGMNQLCKNLMRVVGPENVTRRLVRDSVRSYARYWAEAFRLPSLAGDPELLDRLQSGIVGEERFQRSFSSGRGVILVLPHTGNWDMAGMYVTGRYTTFTTVAERVRPEVLFDAFVDYRRQLGFEVLAHAGGPAPMGRLREVLEDGGVVCLVGERDLKGHGAKVEFFGEETTMPTGSVDLARETGAALHVVHCWFAGSQWGFSVGEEVAHTTQAQMMQEVADQFARNIAAHPEDWHMLQPLWPKDRKRRRKARSGREV, from the coding sequence GTGAACAAGCCGTTTTTTGCACCCGACTTTGCGGCGTTGGGCTACTTGCTTGGCTGGCGGGTGGTGCGCTTTCTGCCGCACCGGCTGGTGCTGGCGCTGGCCGAGAAGGCCGCAGACTGGGCGAGTAACAACGGCGCGGGCATGAACCAGCTCTGCAAGAACCTTATGCGCGTCGTCGGCCCGGAAAACGTCACCCGCAGGCTAGTGCGGGATTCGGTGCGCTCTTATGCCCGCTATTGGGCGGAGGCGTTCCGCCTGCCGTCGCTAGCCGGCGACCCGGAGCTATTGGACCGACTGCAGAGCGGGATCGTTGGTGAAGAGCGTTTCCAGCGCTCTTTTTCTTCGGGCCGCGGGGTGATCCTCGTCCTCCCGCACACCGGTAACTGGGATATGGCCGGCATGTACGTCACGGGCAGGTACACCACGTTTACCACTGTCGCTGAGCGGGTGCGCCCGGAGGTGCTTTTCGACGCCTTCGTGGATTATCGCCGCCAGCTGGGCTTCGAGGTGCTCGCCCACGCCGGCGGCCCGGCGCCAATGGGCCGGTTGCGCGAGGTACTCGAAGATGGCGGTGTTGTGTGCTTGGTCGGCGAGCGAGACCTTAAAGGCCACGGGGCGAAGGTGGAGTTTTTCGGCGAGGAGACGACGATGCCGACGGGCTCGGTGGACCTCGCGCGCGAGACCGGCGCTGCGCTGCACGTGGTGCATTGCTGGTTTGCCGGCAGCCAGTGGGGCTTTAGCGTCGGCGAGGAAGTGGCGCACACCACTCAGGCGCAGATGATGCAAGAAGTCGCCGACCAGTTCGCCCGGAATATCGCTGCCCACCCCGAGGACTGGCATATGCTGCAGCCGCTGTGGCCGAAGGATAGGAAGCGGCGCCGGAAGGCCCGGTCCGGTCGGGAGGTGTAA
- a CDS encoding glycosyltransferase family 4 protein encodes MRVGLVCPYSFDQPGGVQAHVLDLAAQLRDRGHVAQVLGPASLDTEMPEWVVKGGRSIAIPYNGSVARLAIGPHVVRAVDTFIRGGRFDILHIHEPNSPSFSMVALARARGPIVATYHASASGSKLLKTFLPVLRPALEKIRGGIAVSELARRWQVEQLGGDPVLIPNGVNTRAFTQARTAHAGLVAPSADTRPVRVVFLGRIDEPRKGLTVLLAALDRMTLRSKVHVTVIGGGRAPQAAGVDFVGRVDEAKKAELLGSADLYVAPNLGGESFGIVLVEAMAAGCAVVASDLEAFAAVCAAERTDPAGVLFPVGDAAALAQTLDRLVADPQLRACYQARGVIRARRYDWADVTRRIEAVYETVADGTTVRVGR; translated from the coding sequence ATGCGAGTGGGACTCGTGTGCCCCTATTCCTTCGACCAGCCCGGCGGTGTGCAGGCGCACGTCCTGGACCTTGCCGCCCAGCTGCGCGACCGCGGGCACGTCGCCCAGGTCCTCGGACCGGCAAGCCTAGACACCGAGATGCCGGAATGGGTGGTCAAAGGCGGGCGCTCTATCGCCATTCCCTACAACGGTTCCGTGGCGCGGTTGGCGATCGGCCCGCACGTGGTCCGCGCAGTCGATACGTTCATCCGCGGCGGGCGGTTCGACATCTTGCACATCCACGAGCCGAACTCGCCGAGCTTTTCTATGGTGGCGCTCGCCCGCGCGCGTGGGCCCATTGTGGCCACCTACCATGCCTCGGCGAGCGGCTCGAAACTGCTGAAAACGTTTCTTCCGGTGTTGCGCCCCGCGCTGGAGAAGATCCGCGGCGGTATCGCGGTCTCTGAGCTCGCCCGGCGCTGGCAGGTCGAGCAGCTCGGCGGCGACCCGGTGCTCATCCCCAACGGCGTCAACACTCGGGCCTTTACCCAGGCGCGCACGGCACACGCGGGGCTCGTAGCGCCAAGCGCAGACACCCGGCCGGTGCGCGTGGTGTTTCTGGGCCGCATCGACGAGCCGCGCAAAGGTTTAACCGTGTTGTTGGCGGCGCTCGATCGGATGACGCTGCGTAGCAAAGTGCACGTCACGGTGATCGGGGGCGGGCGCGCCCCGCAGGCGGCGGGGGTGGACTTTGTCGGGCGGGTCGACGAGGCTAAGAAGGCGGAGCTATTGGGGTCCGCGGACCTCTACGTCGCGCCGAATCTCGGCGGCGAGAGCTTCGGCATCGTGCTGGTCGAGGCCATGGCAGCCGGCTGCGCGGTCGTCGCCAGCGACTTGGAGGCTTTTGCCGCGGTGTGCGCTGCCGAGCGCACGGACCCGGCCGGTGTCTTGTTCCCGGTCGGCGACGCCGCGGCGTTAGCTCAGACCCTCGACCGGCTGGTCGCCGATCCGCAGCTGCGGGCGTGCTATCAGGCCCGCGGGGTGATCCGGGCGCGGCGCTACGACTGGGCGGACGTGACCAGGAGGATCGAGGCGGTCTATGAGACCGTAGCGGACGGCACGACGGTGCGGGTGGGCAGATGA